The following proteins are co-located in the Primulina tabacum isolate GXHZ01 chromosome 11, ASM2559414v2, whole genome shotgun sequence genome:
- the LOC142519139 gene encoding uncharacterized protein LOC142519139 isoform X2, with protein MEGGREIPVDEIPLARARGRGRGRGRPRVRVVDDTFVEQAADHLEQLRMDELVARFHSMHPPRFSGSDGAEKAELWISEIEELFDLIEYPSECRLRLAVHQLKDRAKMWWSTTLMTLNAQRIIPSWDIFKLKFKESYCPPSFYSSKASEFHNLKQGDMSVADYADTFYAMLRYAPHVAASQIAVIESFIEGLNDHLHPFVSTGKPLNYLEAVEIAKRAEASLKRSGNRVPTQHHQSGRQQFSSSGSASLRPRGKQFNKPGWF; from the coding sequence ctcgaggtcgaggtcgtggacgtggtagACCTCGTGTCCGTGTTGTTGATGATACTTTTGTTGAGCAAGCTGCTGATCATCTAGAGCAGCTTAGGATGGATGAGTTAGTTGCGCGTTTCCATTCTATGCATCCTCCTCGATTCAGTGGTTCAGATGGAGCTGAGAAAGCTGAGTTATGGATTTCTGAGATTGAGgaattgtttgatttgattgagtatccTTCAGAGTGTCGATTGAGATTAGCTGTGCATCAGTTGAAGGATCGTGCCAAAATGTGGTGGTCTACTACATTAATGACTTTAAATGCTCAGAGGATCATTCCATCATGGGATATATTCAAGCTGAAGTTTAAGGAAAGTTATTGTCCTCCATCATTCTACAGTTCTAAGGCTTCTGAGTTTCATAACCTGAAACAAGGCGATATGTCAGTTGCGGATTATGCGGATACTTTTTATGCTATGCTGAGATATGCTCCTCATGTTGCGGCAAGTCAGATTGCTGTTATCGAAAGTTTCATTGAAGGGTTGAACGATCATCTGCACCCTTTTGTTTCTACCGGTAAGCCACTGAATTATCTTGAAGCAGTGGAAATAGCAAAAAGGGCTGAAGCTAGTCTTAAAAGAAGTGGCAATCGAGTTCCTACCCAACATCATCAGTCGGGGAGGCAACAATTCAGTTCATCTGGTTCTGCATCTCTTCGTCCACGTGGGAAACAATTTAATAAGCCTGGTTGGTTCTAG
- the LOC142519809 gene encoding uncharacterized protein LOC142519809: MFVVGRAILLEFVQVRQGNQPRQIVELKSRGHGGQQNQSSAHVFALTEDEAQAAPGTVITGNCTLCGFIARVLFDTGASHSFVSHAFVVSHDLRTTSMNSNLSVATPMGKMIITDNVVFNAVLFHDENVLYLNLIVLPMHDFDCIVGMDVLTANRATIDCYRGIVRFRPSFAPK, translated from the exons ATGTTTGTGGTCGGCCGGgccattttgctagagtttgtccaagTAAGACAGGGAAATCAACCCAGGCAGATAGTGGAGCTCAAG AGTAGAGGGCACGGTGGTCAACAGAATCAGTCATCTGCTCATGTTTTTGCCTTGACTGAGGATGAGGCTCAGGCAGCTCCAGGTACTGTCATTACCGGTAATTGTACTCTATGTGGTTTTATAGCACGAGTGTTATTTGATACTGGAGCATCTCATTCCTTTGTTTCTCATGCATTCGTTGTTTCGCATGATCTTCGCACCACTAGTATGAATTCCAATCTATCTGTTGCTACTCCGATGGGCAAAATGATTATCACTGATAATGTGGTGTTCAATGCGGTTTTGTTTcacgatgaaaatgttctgtatCTGAATCTCATAGTCTTACCTATgcatgactttgattgtatcgtTGGTATGGATGTTTTGACTGCAAATCGTGCCACTATTGACTGTTATCGAGGAATAGTTCGTTTCAGACCTAGCTTTGCTCCTAAATGA
- the LOC142519139 gene encoding uncharacterized protein LOC142519139 isoform X1 codes for MEGGREIPVDEIPLARGRGRARGRGRGRGRPRVRVVDDTFVEQAADHLEQLRMDELVARFHSMHPPRFSGSDGAEKAELWISEIEELFDLIEYPSECRLRLAVHQLKDRAKMWWSTTLMTLNAQRIIPSWDIFKLKFKESYCPPSFYSSKASEFHNLKQGDMSVADYADTFYAMLRYAPHVAASQIAVIESFIEGLNDHLHPFVSTGKPLNYLEAVEIAKRAEASLKRSGNRVPTQHHQSGRQQFSSSGSASLRPRGKQFNKPGWF; via the coding sequence ctcgaggtcgaggtcgtggacgtggtagACCTCGTGTCCGTGTTGTTGATGATACTTTTGTTGAGCAAGCTGCTGATCATCTAGAGCAGCTTAGGATGGATGAGTTAGTTGCGCGTTTCCATTCTATGCATCCTCCTCGATTCAGTGGTTCAGATGGAGCTGAGAAAGCTGAGTTATGGATTTCTGAGATTGAGgaattgtttgatttgattgagtatccTTCAGAGTGTCGATTGAGATTAGCTGTGCATCAGTTGAAGGATCGTGCCAAAATGTGGTGGTCTACTACATTAATGACTTTAAATGCTCAGAGGATCATTCCATCATGGGATATATTCAAGCTGAAGTTTAAGGAAAGTTATTGTCCTCCATCATTCTACAGTTCTAAGGCTTCTGAGTTTCATAACCTGAAACAAGGCGATATGTCAGTTGCGGATTATGCGGATACTTTTTATGCTATGCTGAGATATGCTCCTCATGTTGCGGCAAGTCAGATTGCTGTTATCGAAAGTTTCATTGAAGGGTTGAACGATCATCTGCACCCTTTTGTTTCTACCGGTAAGCCACTGAATTATCTTGAAGCAGTGGAAATAGCAAAAAGGGCTGAAGCTAGTCTTAAAAGAAGTGGCAATCGAGTTCCTACCCAACATCATCAGTCGGGGAGGCAACAATTCAGTTCATCTGGTTCTGCATCTCTTCGTCCACGTGGGAAACAATTTAATAAGCCTGGTTGGTTCTAG